A genomic stretch from Apis cerana isolate GH-2021 linkage group LG7, AcerK_1.0, whole genome shotgun sequence includes:
- the LOC107999446 gene encoding mitogen-activated protein kinase kinase kinase 12 isoform X2 gives MRTPAETETLSQPEMYKFEPQETEASSGVNQVVLSPSHPEAHIFTNSMLCIQEELGQLSGIAGGPIIPDSRDAQLPINNHSNSESNSNSSETATKCTPVSGTLDAQRSSWVEGILGCMRPVWTMLSKAAVNEKIKGHQNDWEIPFESISELQWLGSGAQGAVFSGKLNKEVVAVKKVREPRETDIRHLRKLNHPNIVQFKGVCTQAPCYCIIMEFCPYGPLYDLLRAGEPVPPPRLVSWSKQIAAGMAYLHAHKIIHRDLKSPNVLIGQGEVVKISDFGTSREWNEISTRMSFAGTVAWMAPEIIRNEPCSEKVDIWSYGVVLWELLSGEIPYKDVDSSAIIWGVGNNSLHLPIPASCPEGYRLLVKQCWAAKPRNRPSFKHIEIHLGIAAVEVLCTKPDDYFKTQQSWKKEIRDHMKQMQTNSCSSPRFEADLIRRREDELRHAQDIREHYERKLERTNNLYLELSAVLLQLEQRERDVIKREQQNGYKQCKKRLVHPLLKAQERLHRRRNPQFSTSSTPTTPPSPTDCPQSPIKATMYTQLNESNQPETILAPNNSFKQRKYRHRRVGSGCGVNSSPRSSPHRERKSTEVCARFVDNQTQTDIMDINETDFNPVERTTIPSIEKLSVNSLNKQASLNKQAAECLNGNSVLSEAHYRIESSPCSSPEPSNENRTNGNERLKDCSDDDNLETLGRKVSEIINANRLISSIDNGNCDDIIQHRSKEESIKLPGHFCGIIINNTPQEQSENKTRPCSESMDTLCDREDDACEESWSDEEGEDPSYTYNYSLRRRSIARRPIGPGCRLRRFKHATVRIEGVLASDEENTSEYSHPPSSQSSTLESNPDMQRVFRNIHYSHKRKEIDDVSDTSSQSETDEVSEITIASQPVDANLKIESSV, from the exons atgCGCACTCCCGCTGAAACAGAAACACTGTCTCAACCTGAGATGTACAAATTTGAACCTCAGGAGACAGAAGCATCATCGGGAGTTAATCAAGTTGTTTTGTCACCTTCTCATCCAGAAGCACACATATTTACTAATag catGTTATGTATCCAAGAAGAATTAGGTCAGTTGAGTGGAATTGCAGGAGGTCCTATTATTCCTGATTCACGTGATGCTCAATTACCTATTAACAATCATAGCAATTCGGAAAGCAATAGTAATTCTAGTGAAACAGCAACAAAATGCACTCCAGTTTCTGGAACTTTAGATGCACAAAGATCGAGTTGGGTGGAAGGTATATTAGGATGTATGCGTCCAGTTTGGACTATGCTTTCAAAGGCAGcggtaaatgaaaaaattaaaggacATCaaa ATGATTGGGAAATACCATTTGAATCAATTAGTGAACTTCAGTGGCTTGGATCTGGAGCTCAAGGGGCAGTATTtagtggaaaattaaataaagaagttGTAGCTGTAAAAAAAGTACGGGAACCACGTGAAACTGATATACGGCATTTGCGAAAGTTAAACCATCCaaatattgttcaatttaa AGGTGTTTGTACACAAGCACCatgttattgtataataatggaattttgtCCATATGGACCACTGTATGATCTTCTTAGAGCTGGTGAACCAGTTCCACCCCCTAGATTAGTGTCCTGGTCAAAACAAATTGCTGCTGGAATGGCCTATCTTCATgcacataaaattatacatagagATCTTAAAAGTCCAAa TGTATTAATAGGACAAGGAGAGGTTGTAAAAATTAGCGATTTTGGAACTAGTAGAGAATGGAATGAAATTAGTACAAGAATGAGTTTTGCTGGTACAGTTGCTTGGATGGCTccagaaattattcgaaatgaaCCTTGTTCTGAAAAAGTAGATATATGGTCATATGGTGTAGTATTATGGGAACTTTTAAGTGGAGAAATACCTTATAAAGATGTGGATTCTTCTGCAATCATTTGGGGTGTAGGCAATAATTCTCTTCATTTACCAATTCCTGCAAGTTGTCCAGAAGGATATAGGTTACTTGTAAAACAATGTTGGGCTGCAAAACCACGTAATAGGCCTTCCTTTAAACATATTGAAATTCATCTCGGTATTGCAGCGGTTGAAGTACTATGTACTAAACCTGATGATTATTTTAAGACACag caatcttggaaaaaagaaattagagatCATATGAAACAAATGCAGACAAATAGTTGTAGCAGTCCAAGATTTGAAGCTGATCTAATTCGACGACGTGAGGATGAATTAAGACATGCTCAAGATATTCGAGAACATTATGAACGGAAACTTGAACGCACTAACAATTTATACTTAGAATTAAGTGCTGTTTTATTGCAATTAGAACAACGTGAACGAGATGTAATTaa acGAGAACAACAAAATGGATATAAGCAATGTAAGAAACGACTTGTACATCCTCTTTTAAAGGCTCAAGAAAGACTTCATCGTAGACGTAATCCTCAATTTTCGACGTCATCTACTCCAACAACTCCACCATCTCCAACAGATTGTCCACAAAGTCCTATAAAAGCAACTATGTATACACAATTAAATGAATCTAATCAACCAGAAACAATTTTAGCCcctaataatagttttaaacaACGCAAATATAGGCATCGCAGGGTAGGATCTGGTTGTGGTGTAAACTCTAGTCCACGATCAAGTCCTCATCGTGAAAGAAAA AGCACAGAAGTATGTGCACGTTTTGTTGACAATCAAACACAAACAGATATAATGGATATTAATGAAACAGATTTTAATCCTGTTGAACGTACAACAATTCCATCAATAGAAAAGCTTTCTGTAAATAGTCTTAATAAACAAGcatcattaaataaacaagCAGCAGAGTGTTTAAATGGAAATTCAGTTTTATCCGAAGCTCATTATAGAATAGAATCTAGTCCATGTTCCAGTCCTGAACCTTCAAACGAGAATCGTACAAATGGAAATGAACGTTTAAAGGACTGTAGCGATGATGATAATCTAGAAACGCTTGGCCGAAAAGTtagtgaaattattaatgctAATCGTCTTATTTCTTCTATAGATAATGGAAATTGTGATGATATAATACAACAcag aaGTAAAGAAGAATCTATAAAGTTACCTGGACATTTTtgtggaataattattaacaatacacCACAAGAACAATCAGAAAATAAAACTCGACCTTGTTCCGAAAGTATGGATACTTTGTGTGATCGTGAAGATGATGCATGTGAAGAAAGTTGGTCAGATGAAGAGGGTGAAGATCCaagttatacatataattattctcttaGACGAAGaag catTGCAAGAAGACCAATTGGTCCTGGATGTAGATTAAGAAGATTTAAACATGCAACGGTACGAATAGAAGGAGTATTAGCTTCTGATGAGGAAAATACTTCTGAATATTCACATCCTCCGTCCAGTCAATCCTCTACGTTAGAAAGTAATCCCGATATGCAAAGAGTATTTCGTAATATTCACTATTCTCATAAG agaaaagaaatagatgATGTTTCTGATACATCAAGTCAATCAGAAACAGATGAAGTCAGTGAGATTACAATTGCATCTCAACCAGtagatgcaaatttaaaaatagaaagtagtgtataa
- the LOC107999446 gene encoding mitogen-activated protein kinase kinase kinase 13 isoform X4 has product MVFTRFFLRKTQNDDAAIPKNVGTRSMLCIQEELGQLSGIAGGPIIPDSRDAQLPINNHSNSESNSNSSETATKCTPVSGTLDAQRSSWVEGILGCMRPVWTMLSKAAVNEKIKGHQTDDWEIPFESISELQWLGSGAQGAVFSGKLNKEVVAVKKVREPRETDIRHLRKLNHPNIVQFKGVCTQAPCYCIIMEFCPYGPLYDLLRAGEPVPPPRLVSWSKQIAAGMAYLHAHKIIHRDLKSPNVLIGQGEVVKISDFGTSREWNEISTRMSFAGTVAWMAPEIIRNEPCSEKVDIWSYGVVLWELLSGEIPYKDVDSSAIIWGVGNNSLHLPIPASCPEGYRLLVKQCWAAKPRNRPSFKHIEIHLGIAAVEVLCTKPDDYFKTQQSWKKEIRDHMKQMQTNSCSSPRFEADLIRRREDELRHAQDIREHYERKLERTNNLYLELSAVLLQLEQRERDVIKREQQNGYKQCKKRLVHPLLKAQERLHRRRNPQFSTSSTPTTPPSPTDCPQSPIKATMYTQLNESNQPETILAPNNSFKQRKYRHRRVGSGCGVNSSPRSSPHRERKSTEVCARFVDNQTQTDIMDINETDFNPVERTTIPSIEKLSVNSLNKQASLNKQAAECLNGNSVLSEAHYRIESSPCSSPEPSNENRTNGNERLKDCSDDDNLETLGRKVSEIINANRLISSIDNGNCDDIIQHRSKEESIKLPGHFCGIIINNTPQEQSENKTRPCSESMDTLCDREDDACEESWSDEEGEDPSYTYNYSLRRRSIARRPIGPGCRLRRFKHATVRIEGVLASDEENTSEYSHPPSSQSSTLESNPDMQRVFRNIHYSHKRKEIDDVSDTSSQSETDEVSEITIASQPVDANLKIESSV; this is encoded by the exons ATGGTATTTACACGATTTTTCCTCCGGAAGACACAAAATGACGATGCGGCCATTCCAAAGAATGTCGGTACGAGGAG catGTTATGTATCCAAGAAGAATTAGGTCAGTTGAGTGGAATTGCAGGAGGTCCTATTATTCCTGATTCACGTGATGCTCAATTACCTATTAACAATCATAGCAATTCGGAAAGCAATAGTAATTCTAGTGAAACAGCAACAAAATGCACTCCAGTTTCTGGAACTTTAGATGCACAAAGATCGAGTTGGGTGGAAGGTATATTAGGATGTATGCGTCCAGTTTGGACTATGCTTTCAAAGGCAGcggtaaatgaaaaaattaaaggacATCaaa cagATGATTGGGAAATACCATTTGAATCAATTAGTGAACTTCAGTGGCTTGGATCTGGAGCTCAAGGGGCAGTATTtagtggaaaattaaataaagaagttGTAGCTGTAAAAAAAGTACGGGAACCACGTGAAACTGATATACGGCATTTGCGAAAGTTAAACCATCCaaatattgttcaatttaa AGGTGTTTGTACACAAGCACCatgttattgtataataatggaattttgtCCATATGGACCACTGTATGATCTTCTTAGAGCTGGTGAACCAGTTCCACCCCCTAGATTAGTGTCCTGGTCAAAACAAATTGCTGCTGGAATGGCCTATCTTCATgcacataaaattatacatagagATCTTAAAAGTCCAAa TGTATTAATAGGACAAGGAGAGGTTGTAAAAATTAGCGATTTTGGAACTAGTAGAGAATGGAATGAAATTAGTACAAGAATGAGTTTTGCTGGTACAGTTGCTTGGATGGCTccagaaattattcgaaatgaaCCTTGTTCTGAAAAAGTAGATATATGGTCATATGGTGTAGTATTATGGGAACTTTTAAGTGGAGAAATACCTTATAAAGATGTGGATTCTTCTGCAATCATTTGGGGTGTAGGCAATAATTCTCTTCATTTACCAATTCCTGCAAGTTGTCCAGAAGGATATAGGTTACTTGTAAAACAATGTTGGGCTGCAAAACCACGTAATAGGCCTTCCTTTAAACATATTGAAATTCATCTCGGTATTGCAGCGGTTGAAGTACTATGTACTAAACCTGATGATTATTTTAAGACACag caatcttggaaaaaagaaattagagatCATATGAAACAAATGCAGACAAATAGTTGTAGCAGTCCAAGATTTGAAGCTGATCTAATTCGACGACGTGAGGATGAATTAAGACATGCTCAAGATATTCGAGAACATTATGAACGGAAACTTGAACGCACTAACAATTTATACTTAGAATTAAGTGCTGTTTTATTGCAATTAGAACAACGTGAACGAGATGTAATTaa acGAGAACAACAAAATGGATATAAGCAATGTAAGAAACGACTTGTACATCCTCTTTTAAAGGCTCAAGAAAGACTTCATCGTAGACGTAATCCTCAATTTTCGACGTCATCTACTCCAACAACTCCACCATCTCCAACAGATTGTCCACAAAGTCCTATAAAAGCAACTATGTATACACAATTAAATGAATCTAATCAACCAGAAACAATTTTAGCCcctaataatagttttaaacaACGCAAATATAGGCATCGCAGGGTAGGATCTGGTTGTGGTGTAAACTCTAGTCCACGATCAAGTCCTCATCGTGAAAGAAAA AGCACAGAAGTATGTGCACGTTTTGTTGACAATCAAACACAAACAGATATAATGGATATTAATGAAACAGATTTTAATCCTGTTGAACGTACAACAATTCCATCAATAGAAAAGCTTTCTGTAAATAGTCTTAATAAACAAGcatcattaaataaacaagCAGCAGAGTGTTTAAATGGAAATTCAGTTTTATCCGAAGCTCATTATAGAATAGAATCTAGTCCATGTTCCAGTCCTGAACCTTCAAACGAGAATCGTACAAATGGAAATGAACGTTTAAAGGACTGTAGCGATGATGATAATCTAGAAACGCTTGGCCGAAAAGTtagtgaaattattaatgctAATCGTCTTATTTCTTCTATAGATAATGGAAATTGTGATGATATAATACAACAcag aaGTAAAGAAGAATCTATAAAGTTACCTGGACATTTTtgtggaataattattaacaatacacCACAAGAACAATCAGAAAATAAAACTCGACCTTGTTCCGAAAGTATGGATACTTTGTGTGATCGTGAAGATGATGCATGTGAAGAAAGTTGGTCAGATGAAGAGGGTGAAGATCCaagttatacatataattattctcttaGACGAAGaag catTGCAAGAAGACCAATTGGTCCTGGATGTAGATTAAGAAGATTTAAACATGCAACGGTACGAATAGAAGGAGTATTAGCTTCTGATGAGGAAAATACTTCTGAATATTCACATCCTCCGTCCAGTCAATCCTCTACGTTAGAAAGTAATCCCGATATGCAAAGAGTATTTCGTAATATTCACTATTCTCATAAG agaaaagaaatagatgATGTTTCTGATACATCAAGTCAATCAGAAACAGATGAAGTCAGTGAGATTACAATTGCATCTCAACCAGtagatgcaaatttaaaaatagaaagtagtgtataa
- the LOC107999446 gene encoding mitogen-activated protein kinase kinase kinase 12 isoform X3 — MRTPAETETLSQPEMYKFEPQETEASSGVNQVVLSPSHPEAHIFTNSMLCIQEELGQLSGIAGGPIIPDSRDAQLPINNHSNSESNSNSSETATKCTPVSGTLDAQRSSWVEGILGCMRPVWTMLSKAAVNEKIKGHQTDDWEIPFESISELQWLGSGAQGAVFSGKLNKEVVAVKKVREPRETDIRHLRKLNHPNIVQFKGVCTQAPCYCIIMEFCPYGPLYDLLRAGEPVPPPRLVSWSKQIAAGMAYLHAHKIIHRDLKSPNVLIGQGEVVKISDFGTSREWNEISTRMSFAGTVAWMAPEIIRNEPCSEKVDIWSYGVVLWELLSGEIPYKDVDSSAIIWGVGNNSLHLPIPASCPEGYRLLVKQCWAAKPRNRPSFKHIEIHLGIAAVEVLCTKPDDYFKTQQSWKKEIRDHMKQMQTNSCSSPRFEADLIRRREDELRHAQDIREHYERKLERTNNLYLELSAVLLQLEQRERDVIKREQQNGYKQCKKRLVHPLLKAQERLHRRRNPQFSTSSTPTTPPSPTDCPQSPIKATMYTQLNESNQPETILAPNNSFKQRKYRHRRVGSGCGVNSSPRSSPHRERKSTEVCARFVDNQTQTDIMDINETDFNPVERTTIPSIEKLSVNSLNKQASLNKQAAECLNGNSVLSEAHYRIESSPCSSPEPSNENRTNGNERLKDCSDDDNLETLGRKVSEIINANRLISSIDNGNCDDIIQHSKEESIKLPGHFCGIIINNTPQEQSENKTRPCSESMDTLCDREDDACEESWSDEEGEDPSYTYNYSLRRRSIARRPIGPGCRLRRFKHATVRIEGVLASDEENTSEYSHPPSSQSSTLESNPDMQRVFRNIHYSHKRKEIDDVSDTSSQSETDEVSEITIASQPVDANLKIESSV; from the exons atgCGCACTCCCGCTGAAACAGAAACACTGTCTCAACCTGAGATGTACAAATTTGAACCTCAGGAGACAGAAGCATCATCGGGAGTTAATCAAGTTGTTTTGTCACCTTCTCATCCAGAAGCACACATATTTACTAATag catGTTATGTATCCAAGAAGAATTAGGTCAGTTGAGTGGAATTGCAGGAGGTCCTATTATTCCTGATTCACGTGATGCTCAATTACCTATTAACAATCATAGCAATTCGGAAAGCAATAGTAATTCTAGTGAAACAGCAACAAAATGCACTCCAGTTTCTGGAACTTTAGATGCACAAAGATCGAGTTGGGTGGAAGGTATATTAGGATGTATGCGTCCAGTTTGGACTATGCTTTCAAAGGCAGcggtaaatgaaaaaattaaaggacATCaaa cagATGATTGGGAAATACCATTTGAATCAATTAGTGAACTTCAGTGGCTTGGATCTGGAGCTCAAGGGGCAGTATTtagtggaaaattaaataaagaagttGTAGCTGTAAAAAAAGTACGGGAACCACGTGAAACTGATATACGGCATTTGCGAAAGTTAAACCATCCaaatattgttcaatttaa AGGTGTTTGTACACAAGCACCatgttattgtataataatggaattttgtCCATATGGACCACTGTATGATCTTCTTAGAGCTGGTGAACCAGTTCCACCCCCTAGATTAGTGTCCTGGTCAAAACAAATTGCTGCTGGAATGGCCTATCTTCATgcacataaaattatacatagagATCTTAAAAGTCCAAa TGTATTAATAGGACAAGGAGAGGTTGTAAAAATTAGCGATTTTGGAACTAGTAGAGAATGGAATGAAATTAGTACAAGAATGAGTTTTGCTGGTACAGTTGCTTGGATGGCTccagaaattattcgaaatgaaCCTTGTTCTGAAAAAGTAGATATATGGTCATATGGTGTAGTATTATGGGAACTTTTAAGTGGAGAAATACCTTATAAAGATGTGGATTCTTCTGCAATCATTTGGGGTGTAGGCAATAATTCTCTTCATTTACCAATTCCTGCAAGTTGTCCAGAAGGATATAGGTTACTTGTAAAACAATGTTGGGCTGCAAAACCACGTAATAGGCCTTCCTTTAAACATATTGAAATTCATCTCGGTATTGCAGCGGTTGAAGTACTATGTACTAAACCTGATGATTATTTTAAGACACag caatcttggaaaaaagaaattagagatCATATGAAACAAATGCAGACAAATAGTTGTAGCAGTCCAAGATTTGAAGCTGATCTAATTCGACGACGTGAGGATGAATTAAGACATGCTCAAGATATTCGAGAACATTATGAACGGAAACTTGAACGCACTAACAATTTATACTTAGAATTAAGTGCTGTTTTATTGCAATTAGAACAACGTGAACGAGATGTAATTaa acGAGAACAACAAAATGGATATAAGCAATGTAAGAAACGACTTGTACATCCTCTTTTAAAGGCTCAAGAAAGACTTCATCGTAGACGTAATCCTCAATTTTCGACGTCATCTACTCCAACAACTCCACCATCTCCAACAGATTGTCCACAAAGTCCTATAAAAGCAACTATGTATACACAATTAAATGAATCTAATCAACCAGAAACAATTTTAGCCcctaataatagttttaaacaACGCAAATATAGGCATCGCAGGGTAGGATCTGGTTGTGGTGTAAACTCTAGTCCACGATCAAGTCCTCATCGTGAAAGAAAA AGCACAGAAGTATGTGCACGTTTTGTTGACAATCAAACACAAACAGATATAATGGATATTAATGAAACAGATTTTAATCCTGTTGAACGTACAACAATTCCATCAATAGAAAAGCTTTCTGTAAATAGTCTTAATAAACAAGcatcattaaataaacaagCAGCAGAGTGTTTAAATGGAAATTCAGTTTTATCCGAAGCTCATTATAGAATAGAATCTAGTCCATGTTCCAGTCCTGAACCTTCAAACGAGAATCGTACAAATGGAAATGAACGTTTAAAGGACTGTAGCGATGATGATAATCTAGAAACGCTTGGCCGAAAAGTtagtgaaattattaatgctAATCGTCTTATTTCTTCTATAGATAATGGAAATTGTGATGATATAATACAACAcag TAAAGAAGAATCTATAAAGTTACCTGGACATTTTtgtggaataattattaacaatacacCACAAGAACAATCAGAAAATAAAACTCGACCTTGTTCCGAAAGTATGGATACTTTGTGTGATCGTGAAGATGATGCATGTGAAGAAAGTTGGTCAGATGAAGAGGGTGAAGATCCaagttatacatataattattctcttaGACGAAGaag catTGCAAGAAGACCAATTGGTCCTGGATGTAGATTAAGAAGATTTAAACATGCAACGGTACGAATAGAAGGAGTATTAGCTTCTGATGAGGAAAATACTTCTGAATATTCACATCCTCCGTCCAGTCAATCCTCTACGTTAGAAAGTAATCCCGATATGCAAAGAGTATTTCGTAATATTCACTATTCTCATAAG agaaaagaaatagatgATGTTTCTGATACATCAAGTCAATCAGAAACAGATGAAGTCAGTGAGATTACAATTGCATCTCAACCAGtagatgcaaatttaaaaatagaaagtagtgtataa
- the LOC107999446 gene encoding mitogen-activated protein kinase kinase kinase 13 isoform X5, with product MVFTRFFLRKTQNDDAAIPKNVGTRSMLCIQEELGQLSGIAGGPIIPDSRDAQLPINNHSNSESNSNSSETATKCTPVSGTLDAQRSSWVEGILGCMRPVWTMLSKAAVNEKIKGHQTDDWEIPFESISELQWLGSGAQGAVFSGKLNKEVVAVKKVREPRETDIRHLRKLNHPNIVQFKGVCTQAPCYCIIMEFCPYGPLYDLLRAGEPVPPPRLVSWSKQIAAGMAYLHAHKIIHRDLKSPNVLIGQGEVVKISDFGTSREWNEISTRMSFAGTVAWMAPEIIRNEPCSEKVDIWSYGVVLWELLSGEIPYKDVDSSAIIWGVGNNSLHLPIPASCPEGYRLLVKQCWAAKPRNRPSFKHIEIHLGIAAVEVLCTKPDDYFKTQQSWKKEIRDHMKQMQTNSCSSPRFEADLIRRREDELRHAQDIREHYERKLERTNNLYLELSAVLLQLEQRERDVIKREQQNGYKQCKKRLVHPLLKAQERLHRRRNPQFSTSSTPTTPPSPTDCPQSPIKATMYTQLNESNQPETILAPNNSFKQRKYRHRRVGSGCGVNSSPRSSPHRERKSTEVCARFVDNQTQTDIMDINETDFNPVERTTIPSIEKLSVNSLNKQASLNKQAAECLNGNSVLSEAHYRIESSPCSSPEPSNENRTNGNERLKDCSDDDNLETLGRKVSEIINANRLISSIDNGNCDDIIQHSKEESIKLPGHFCGIIINNTPQEQSENKTRPCSESMDTLCDREDDACEESWSDEEGEDPSYTYNYSLRRRSIARRPIGPGCRLRRFKHATVRIEGVLASDEENTSEYSHPPSSQSSTLESNPDMQRVFRNIHYSHKRKEIDDVSDTSSQSETDEVSEITIASQPVDANLKIESSV from the exons ATGGTATTTACACGATTTTTCCTCCGGAAGACACAAAATGACGATGCGGCCATTCCAAAGAATGTCGGTACGAGGAG catGTTATGTATCCAAGAAGAATTAGGTCAGTTGAGTGGAATTGCAGGAGGTCCTATTATTCCTGATTCACGTGATGCTCAATTACCTATTAACAATCATAGCAATTCGGAAAGCAATAGTAATTCTAGTGAAACAGCAACAAAATGCACTCCAGTTTCTGGAACTTTAGATGCACAAAGATCGAGTTGGGTGGAAGGTATATTAGGATGTATGCGTCCAGTTTGGACTATGCTTTCAAAGGCAGcggtaaatgaaaaaattaaaggacATCaaa cagATGATTGGGAAATACCATTTGAATCAATTAGTGAACTTCAGTGGCTTGGATCTGGAGCTCAAGGGGCAGTATTtagtggaaaattaaataaagaagttGTAGCTGTAAAAAAAGTACGGGAACCACGTGAAACTGATATACGGCATTTGCGAAAGTTAAACCATCCaaatattgttcaatttaa AGGTGTTTGTACACAAGCACCatgttattgtataataatggaattttgtCCATATGGACCACTGTATGATCTTCTTAGAGCTGGTGAACCAGTTCCACCCCCTAGATTAGTGTCCTGGTCAAAACAAATTGCTGCTGGAATGGCCTATCTTCATgcacataaaattatacatagagATCTTAAAAGTCCAAa TGTATTAATAGGACAAGGAGAGGTTGTAAAAATTAGCGATTTTGGAACTAGTAGAGAATGGAATGAAATTAGTACAAGAATGAGTTTTGCTGGTACAGTTGCTTGGATGGCTccagaaattattcgaaatgaaCCTTGTTCTGAAAAAGTAGATATATGGTCATATGGTGTAGTATTATGGGAACTTTTAAGTGGAGAAATACCTTATAAAGATGTGGATTCTTCTGCAATCATTTGGGGTGTAGGCAATAATTCTCTTCATTTACCAATTCCTGCAAGTTGTCCAGAAGGATATAGGTTACTTGTAAAACAATGTTGGGCTGCAAAACCACGTAATAGGCCTTCCTTTAAACATATTGAAATTCATCTCGGTATTGCAGCGGTTGAAGTACTATGTACTAAACCTGATGATTATTTTAAGACACag caatcttggaaaaaagaaattagagatCATATGAAACAAATGCAGACAAATAGTTGTAGCAGTCCAAGATTTGAAGCTGATCTAATTCGACGACGTGAGGATGAATTAAGACATGCTCAAGATATTCGAGAACATTATGAACGGAAACTTGAACGCACTAACAATTTATACTTAGAATTAAGTGCTGTTTTATTGCAATTAGAACAACGTGAACGAGATGTAATTaa acGAGAACAACAAAATGGATATAAGCAATGTAAGAAACGACTTGTACATCCTCTTTTAAAGGCTCAAGAAAGACTTCATCGTAGACGTAATCCTCAATTTTCGACGTCATCTACTCCAACAACTCCACCATCTCCAACAGATTGTCCACAAAGTCCTATAAAAGCAACTATGTATACACAATTAAATGAATCTAATCAACCAGAAACAATTTTAGCCcctaataatagttttaaacaACGCAAATATAGGCATCGCAGGGTAGGATCTGGTTGTGGTGTAAACTCTAGTCCACGATCAAGTCCTCATCGTGAAAGAAAA AGCACAGAAGTATGTGCACGTTTTGTTGACAATCAAACACAAACAGATATAATGGATATTAATGAAACAGATTTTAATCCTGTTGAACGTACAACAATTCCATCAATAGAAAAGCTTTCTGTAAATAGTCTTAATAAACAAGcatcattaaataaacaagCAGCAGAGTGTTTAAATGGAAATTCAGTTTTATCCGAAGCTCATTATAGAATAGAATCTAGTCCATGTTCCAGTCCTGAACCTTCAAACGAGAATCGTACAAATGGAAATGAACGTTTAAAGGACTGTAGCGATGATGATAATCTAGAAACGCTTGGCCGAAAAGTtagtgaaattattaatgctAATCGTCTTATTTCTTCTATAGATAATGGAAATTGTGATGATATAATACAACAcag TAAAGAAGAATCTATAAAGTTACCTGGACATTTTtgtggaataattattaacaatacacCACAAGAACAATCAGAAAATAAAACTCGACCTTGTTCCGAAAGTATGGATACTTTGTGTGATCGTGAAGATGATGCATGTGAAGAAAGTTGGTCAGATGAAGAGGGTGAAGATCCaagttatacatataattattctcttaGACGAAGaag catTGCAAGAAGACCAATTGGTCCTGGATGTAGATTAAGAAGATTTAAACATGCAACGGTACGAATAGAAGGAGTATTAGCTTCTGATGAGGAAAATACTTCTGAATATTCACATCCTCCGTCCAGTCAATCCTCTACGTTAGAAAGTAATCCCGATATGCAAAGAGTATTTCGTAATATTCACTATTCTCATAAG agaaaagaaatagatgATGTTTCTGATACATCAAGTCAATCAGAAACAGATGAAGTCAGTGAGATTACAATTGCATCTCAACCAGtagatgcaaatttaaaaatagaaagtagtgtataa